CGGTTGTTCCCAAACTCGCTTTAAATTTTAGGTTGTTTAGTGTTTTATTTCCTTTTAAGAAGGCTTCTTCGGAAGCTCTCCAGGCTACCGCAGCAGCAGGGAAAAAAGCATATTTATTTTCTACAGCAAACTTTGAAGAACCATCTACCCTACCCAAAACCGTTAGTAAATAACGATCGTCATAATCATAATGAACACGACCAAAATAAGAATGCAGTCCTGAGCCCTGGCTAGTTGATAAACCTCCATTACTAGAAGTTGCACTACTCACGTTGCTTAAAACTCCATTGCTAAAGCCCTCTCCAAAAGCTTTATTATATGAAGAACTAACTTTCTCAAACGTAGTTCCTAATACACTTTCTATGCTGTGTAAATCATTAAAAGTTTTTGAATAGGTAAGATTTGAGTTCCATTGCACTACAGACGATTGTGATCTGCTATCCTGTGCGTAACCATCACCATCTCCTTGCAGACGACTCCACCCACCACGCGATAAGTATTCAGGATAGTAGCTGTTTTGATTTCCTGTATTGTAATTAATAGACAATCTGGTTTCCGCTTTTAAACCTTCTACCAGTTCTAATTGAGTGAAAAATGTACCTAAAAACAGGAACGTTTTATTCGTATTATTTGCCTGGGATAATGCTATTGGATTTTCAAAATTACTGCCTGGTGAAAATGTATAATTTCCATCTTCATCAAAAACAGGAACATCTGGTCTGTAAATGTATATACGATCAAATAAGCCTGAATCTGTAGCGTTCTGATCTGAAAAAGTGGTTTGTAAACGTGTGCCAAACGTCCATTTTTCGGTCGCTTTAGTATTTAAGTTTAGATTTAATGTATAGCGTTTTCTGTCTGAACCTTCAAGTGCTCCCTGCTCACTAAGTGCAGAAAGTGACGTTGAATACTGTGTACTTGCGTTTCCGCCGCGTATACTCAAATTATAATTTGAAGAAACCTGATTAGATGGATTAAGTTCCTCTTCCCAATTTGTATCTGCGTTTCCGAAGTAAGAACCGTCACGAATACTTTGTGAAAACGCATCTGTATTTGAACTTGAATTAACAGCAGTAAGCCATACTTCTTTAAACTGCGCTGCATTTAAAACATCTAAAGTAGGTGTCTTTTGTACAGTGGTAGAAGCACTTAACTCAAATTGTGTTTTACCATCTTTTGTACCTTGTTTTGTCGTAATGACGATAACTCCGTTTGCTGCACGAGATCCATAAATAGCAGCAGCAGACGCATCTTTTAAAACGGTAATAGATTTAATATCACTAGGGTTTATGTTTCCTATAGGCGTACTCAATCCTTGATTGTCTAATTCTTGCCCCAGGTTACTGCCTTCGGTACCACCTACCGGTATATTACTTTCTGAAACAACAGGAATCCCATCAATAACATATAAAGGCTGGTTAGAACCAAAAAGAGAAGTTGTACCACGTATACGAATTTTTGAAGCCGAACCCGGTTGGCCATTAGGTGAACTTACATTTACACCCGCTACAAGACCTTGTAAGCCTTGATCTACATTAATGGTTGGTGCCTGATTTTGAAAACCTTCCATATCGACCACTCCCACAGAACCCGTGATGTTTTCTTTTTTTACTTCACCATATCCTATAACCACGACTTCACTCATTTCTTCAAGTGACTCTTTTAAGGTTATATCTATCTGGCTTCTGCCAGCTACGGCAGTCTCATAGGTTTCAAAACCAACATAGGAAAATATAAGAGTTTCATTAGCCGCAGCAGCAATACTGTACTTACCGTCAAAATCTGTTGAAGCCCCTATACGAGTATTTTTAATCTTAACTGTTACTCCGGGTAAGGGCAAACCATTAGCATCTATAACGACACCAGTTACTCGCTTTTGCACAGAATTTTCTACAGACTCAATAAATGAACTTACAGCAACTTCTGGAGCGGGCTTAAGTACGATTAGATTTTTACGTATGACATAATCTGTCTTGGACGCGGCTAAAATTTGGTCGAGAACCACGTTAATTTTTTCGTCGTTCACGTGAATAGATAGTAGTTTATCTGTACTTAATGTTTTTACATTATAAATAAACTTAAAATCTGTTTTGGTCTCTATTTCGGCTAGTACCTGTACTATACTGGCGTCATTAAGATTAAGCGTAACTTTATTCCGCTGGGAATACGAGTTTGCCTGTAGACTAAATAAGGATACAAAAAGTAATAGCGTAGTGATTTTCATCGCTAGAGAATGTTTGTGTAAACGAGACATTATATGCCTCGTACAAATAGGGATTTTCATACATTTACGTTGTTAGGTTAATTAATTTGAACTAGTTGACTTTACATTTATTAGATCAGGGAATGTTGGCGCATTTCCTGATTTTTTTTACAGATTATTAATGATTATCACGTTCTCTTTATGCGTAAATTTAAATGGCGCATCAAGAGCAAAAGCTTCTAAAACCTCATCTACAGTTTCGGTATCAAAGCTTGCATTAAAACGTTCTTTATTAATAGTTGTATTTTTATTTATGATGGTAACCGCATACTTTCTTTCAATTTTCTGAAGAATTTCTGTAAAGGATGCGTCTCTAATAATCAATCTCCCTTCTAACCAGGCAGTATGTTCCCACATATTTGCTTGCTGTACAGAAATCGAGTTTAAATTTGGATTAAAGGAGCCTAACTGATTTGGCTTAAGAACAACAGATTGATTTTGAATTTTAGAATCATTATACATTTGCACAGAACCTTCTACCAGAGCTACTGCTACCAGATTATTTTCGGCATAAGAGTTTACGTTAAAAGATGTACCTAAAACCTCAACGTTTAAACCTTGAGTTGAAATAATAAAAGGTTGGTTTTTTTGCTTACTTACATCAAAGTACGCTTCGCCTTTAAGAGTAAGTAATCGCTCTGTACCCGGTTTAAAATTTATAGGGTAGGTTAACCTACTGCCGGCATTAAGCCGTATAACCGAACCATCTCCTAATTTTAAGGTAAATGAATTTCCGTTAGGTACGTTTAAAGTGTTGTATGCAATTTCTGTAGTTGCTGTAGAATTTGTATAGCTTAATGTATCTGCATTTTGAGATGCAATCTGAATCCCTTTTTTATCAAATAATTGAATCTGCTTGTTAGATCGAATAACTTCAATCGCTCCATTTTCAGTTTCTACACTTAGGGCGTTTTGAGTATTAACGGCGTCAGCAAAAGGACGATATACAAAATTAAAAGTTATAAGAATGGCAATAACAGCGGCAGCGGCATAATGCCATACTTTAATTTTTTTCTTAGGTAAAAGTGATACAGCAGGTTTTTGATCTTTTACTTTACTTAAAACAATTTCCCAGGCTTGATCTGTGTCAAGATTTTGTAATTCTTCTATATCTGCACCTCTTAATTTTAAAGTGGATATTTTATTAAAGAAGTGTTTATTATCTGCAGATTCATTATTCCAAAGATCAAATAATACAGATTCCTCAGGAGTAAGTGTTCCGTTGAGTTTTTTTATAAGAAGATTAATTTCTTTTTTCATAGTAGCACCATAATATGGGTTCTACTAGTAAGAGCATTACAAAATAGTTTAGGGTGACTCCAAATGCGAAAAAAATTATAAAAAGGCTAAATTTAACATTTAATAACCAATGAAAGCCCATAAAACCTGCGCATATTTCATTGACTCTCGCAAAATTCTATATGCCTTTTTTATATGTGTTTTTAATGTATTCTTAGAAATATGAAGACTTTCTGCTGCATCTGTATATTTATAACCATGTATAACGCAGAGTTCAAAAGCTCTTCTGCATTCTTTAGGTAAAAGATCTAATTCTTTAAGAATACTGCGAGACTCTTCCTCTTGTATTATTTGATTTTCCTGAGTAAGATTTTCAGAAGGTATTCGATGTTCTGCCTGAGTTAGAATTTTAGTTGTTGAGTTTTGACGTATAGATTTTAAACACGCATTGTAAACACTTGTTTTAATATAAGCAGGTAAATTATTTATATGATTTAAATGATCTAGCTCTAACAATTTAACAAAAACCTCCTGCACAATATCTTTTGCATTGTCTTTATCAAGCACATAGCCGTATGCAAAAACACAAAGATTTTTGTAATCGTTTTGAAAAACAGATTTTATTTCGCCGGCCGAAGTATTCAAAAAGTAGGGACTTTCTTATAGTTACCGGATAAATATAGTTTAGTTCTTTTTAACAGCAGATTTTAAAGCTAATTATTATATGTTTTTACTTAAGACGCACAGAAGCAACTTTAATGTTGACGATATTTTAAAAAAATGATCCGAAATTTCAGTTCTTCATAAGTCTTCGACCCATTAAAAATATAAAGGGAAACCTTTAAAAAAGATTTCCCTTCACAATCATAGCAATTGATTTCCCTAATTATTCTGGCATTACAACAGTGTCAATTACGTGAATTACGCCATTACTACCCATAACATCAGTAGCAATGATCTCACTGTAATTTCCTTTTTGATCTTTTAACCAGATCTTACCATCTTTTTGCATTACAGTAATGCTCTGTCCATTTAAAGTTTCTAATGTAACGCTACCGTTTCCTTCCTTTAAAGCAGCAACTACATCTGCAGCAGCAAGCTTACCAGAAATTACGTGATACGTTAGTATGCCGGCTAGAGCATCTTTGTTTTCGGGCTTTAGCAACATTCCTAAAGTTTCTGAATCTACTTTACCAAATGCAGCATTATTAGGTGCAAATACTGTAAAAGGACCATCACCTTGCAATGCAGAAACTAAATCTGCCGCTTTAAGTGCTGTTACCAACGTGGAGAAATCTTCGTTGCCTACAGCGACATCAACAATTGTTTTTTGCGCAGATACAAACTGACTTGCAGTTAACGTAAATACAGCAGTTAAAATAAATACTAGCTTTTTCATAAAAATTTGATTTTTTGGTTAAACGTTTGCGCTGTGTTTTGAAGCGCATTCATTTATATTTACACGAGATAATTTACGCTAGATGAGCATAAGCTCTTTTTTGGTAAATCTTTAACATTCATGCAGAACGACAAATTTCTTATTGAAAGACTTAAGAATAAAGAAGAGTCAGCATTAGCGAGTCTTTATGACAAATATGCTCCTGCATTGTATGGTGTAATCCTTAGGGTTTGTAAAGATGAACAGGAATCTCAAAATATTCTACAAGACACGTTCTTAACGATATGGGAGAAATCCCATCAATACGATTCTAAAAAAGGGAAATTTTACACCTGGTCCTATCGTATTGCAAAAAATAAAGCGCTAAACTTTTTAAGGTCAGAAAATAAACTCATCCAGACAGATGATTTTAGCGTATATAATTTAGAAGAAGAACCTTTAACTCAAGAACAGGACTACTTAAAACTTAAAGGAAGCCTTAAACAATTAGAAACACACCACCAGAAAGCTTTAGAGTTAGTCTATTTTAAAGGGTTAACACATAACGAAGCTCATAAAGAAATGAATGTCCCGTTAGGAACATTTAAATCATATATAAAACAAGCTTTAAAAAAATTGCAGACCACCTATAGTAAAGCTTTGGTATGGTTAATGATTTTAATTGAAATGATACGATGATGGATAAGTCATACATATTAGAACATAACATCTTAGAGCAATATCTTTTAGGTGAGCTGAGTCGTGCCGATGAACAAAAGATTGAAGAATTAATACTGAAAGATGCCGATTTAAAAGAACAATTAAACTCGCTGGAATCTAATTTTGAGTTAATGGCTTTAGAAAATGCAATTACTCCTCCAGAAAAAGTAAAAGATTCTTTAATGAAGGTTGTTAGGGGCTCAAACCTCAAAGGGAATTCTGTCGCGAAAAAAAACTCGTTAAAGACATATCTAGGTATAGCGGCTACACTTGCTGCGCTATTTATGATTACTAGTCTTTACATTTTAAAACAATTAAGTGACACTCGCAATCAATTAAAGCTAGTAGATACTGAAAATTCAGTCTTGATTGAAAACATAGAAAATCTTAATACCAGTGCAGAACACACATCAAAACTGTTAGCGCTCTTAAAATCTCCTGAAACTGAACAATACATTCTCAAGGGAAATGAGCTAGCTCCCGGTGCAAAGATTGTTACTTATGTGAATCACAAGGAAAAATCAATCATCGTTAACGCTAAAGATTTACCTAAGTTAGACGAAAATCACGATTACCAGATGTGGGCAGATGTAGAAGGTGTGATGATAGATATGGGTGTTATTGCTAAAGAAAGTGATTTGCTGGCGATGAATTATATAGATAAAGCAACATCTTTAAACATAACTATAGAACCTGCAGGAGGTAATGATCATCCTACTGTTTCCCGTCTGGTATCTAATGTTTACCTCAGATAAATCTAAGATTAATCTCTAGGATTTCAATCTTTAAATAAATTTTAGATCCTCAAATTGCAGCGTGAAAAGGGCCAATTTTAGAAAGCTTACTTGCCTTTTTACGACCTATAAAGTGCAATAAATTAATTTAAAACATAAGGATGCAATTGATTCTTCCAGATTTAAAAGAGTACGCTGTTTTAGATGAACGCGTAAAATCACTATTGATTCCTTCAGAAATCATAATTAATACTACAATCAATAAACCGCAACTTGAAGACGGTGAGCATTTCATTGAAGGGCAAAAAAAAATTAATATTTATCTAGACAAGCTGGAGTCTTTTACAAAACAATGGTATGCGTGCCGTTGTGATATGTTTCCATAAGGAAAATAACTACATCCCTATCAAATAATCATAAAGCGTACTATCTACATTTAATGCCGTATTTTTATATCGGTATTAAAATTTATGCGTTCAATTATGGTTCTTAGATCTATTCTCTTTTTTTACTTTCCACGTTAACCTTATTTGGTCAAACCCGTACGGTTACTGAATTACATACTGGTTGGCGTTTTCAAAAAGGAAATTTTAAAGATGCTGCACTTCCTTCTTTTGATGATTCTAATTGGGAAGAGGTAACAGTACCTCACGATTGGGCTATTTACGGTCCGTTTGACAAGGAGATCGATAAACAAACCGTTGCCATAACTCAAAATGGTGAACAAACCGCCACCGAAAAAACAGGACGTACCGGCTCTTTACCTTTTACAGGAACCGGCTGGTATCGTACAAATTTTGAAGTGCCAGAATATTCAGAAGATAAAAAAGTGCTTTTATTATTTGAAGGAGCAATGAGCGAACCACAGGTTTACCTCAACGGAAAAAAAATTGGCGAATGGGCTTATGGATATTCTTATTTCTATTTTGATATCACGGCATTTTTAAAAAATGGTGAAAACACACTTGCCGTAGAATTAAGTAATAAAGAATTCTCCTCACGCTGGTATCCAGGTGCTGGTTTGTATCGTAACGTAAGCCTTATAATTAAAGACAAACAAAGTATAGATCAATGGGGAACCTTTATCACTACTCCTATTGCTACGCAAGAAGAAGCAAAAATTAATATTAAAACTGAGGTTAGCGGAAATAATTTAAAACTGGTTACCACAGTTTT
The sequence above is a segment of the Leeuwenhoekiella sp. MAR_2009_132 genome. Coding sequences within it:
- a CDS encoding TonB-dependent receptor; protein product: MKITTLLLFVSLFSLQANSYSQRNKVTLNLNDASIVQVLAEIETKTDFKFIYNVKTLSTDKLLSIHVNDEKINVVLDQILAASKTDYVIRKNLIVLKPAPEVAVSSFIESVENSVQKRVTGVVIDANGLPLPGVTVKIKNTRIGASTDFDGKYSIAAAANETLIFSYVGFETYETAVAGRSQIDITLKESLEEMSEVVVIGYGEVKKENITGSVGVVDMEGFQNQAPTINVDQGLQGLVAGVNVSSPNGQPGSASKIRIRGTTSLFGSNQPLYVIDGIPVVSESNIPVGGTEGSNLGQELDNQGLSTPIGNINPSDIKSITVLKDASAAAIYGSRAANGVIVITTKQGTKDGKTQFELSASTTVQKTPTLDVLNAAQFKEVWLTAVNSSSNTDAFSQSIRDGSYFGNADTNWEEELNPSNQVSSNYNLSIRGGNASTQYSTSLSALSEQGALEGSDRKRYTLNLNLNTKATEKWTFGTRLQTTFSDQNATDSGLFDRIYIYRPDVPVFDEDGNYTFSPGSNFENPIALSQANNTNKTFLFLGTFFTQLELVEGLKAETRLSINYNTGNQNSYYPEYLSRGGWSRLQGDGDGYAQDSRSQSSVVQWNSNLTYSKTFNDLHSIESVLGTTFEKVSSSYNKAFGEGFSNGVLSNVSSATSSNGGLSTSQGSGLHSYFGRVHYDYDDRYLLTVLGRVDGSSKFAVENKYAFFPAAAVAWRASEEAFLKGNKTLNNLKFKASLGTTGQQDFGPYQWRTLYETYTYGGSAVILTQLGNDKLKWETTQQLDFGVEFGFLNDRISGEFGYYEKNTRDAIFPVIPPGNTGTGSILANVGETQNRGLELLVNIGVIRSKDFSWDLRINATKNNNKLTKIADDYKDDEGFVTGIPGNGGRLREGSPIGLIYGYRAEGLFQDQASIDALNANATGGVYQDDETAPGDIRFKDISGPEGVPDGIISSFDQEVIGDAQADLFGGISSTFRYKQLSLAAQFSYSVGNDLFWFSQTRNVNFQSSFFAENKITDVLNAWTPENPTNVPRSVYRDPNGNGSISSFYVHDGSYLRLNTLNLRYEFSKEFLNRFSFFNGLAIYGIAQNLFTITNYPGANPQGGSLFDNDISGSGRDTNRYPLQSAYTLGINLRF
- a CDS encoding FecR family protein, translating into MKKEINLLIKKLNGTLTPEESVLFDLWNNESADNKHFFNKISTLKLRGADIEELQNLDTDQAWEIVLSKVKDQKPAVSLLPKKKIKVWHYAAAAVIAILITFNFVYRPFADAVNTQNALSVETENGAIEVIRSNKQIQLFDKKGIQIASQNADTLSYTNSTATTEIAYNTLNVPNGNSFTLKLGDGSVIRLNAGSRLTYPINFKPGTERLLTLKGEAYFDVSKQKNQPFIISTQGLNVEVLGTSFNVNSYAENNLVAVALVEGSVQMYNDSKIQNQSVVLKPNQLGSFNPNLNSISVQQANMWEHTAWLEGRLIIRDASFTEILQKIERKYAVTIINKNTTINKERFNASFDTETVDEVLEAFALDAPFKFTHKENVIIINNL
- a CDS encoding RNA polymerase sigma factor, with translation MNTSAGEIKSVFQNDYKNLCVFAYGYVLDKDNAKDIVQEVFVKLLELDHLNHINNLPAYIKTSVYNACLKSIRQNSTTKILTQAEHRIPSENLTQENQIIQEEESRSILKELDLLPKECRRAFELCVIHGYKYTDAAESLHISKNTLKTHIKKAYRILRESMKYAQVLWAFIGY
- a CDS encoding fasciclin domain-containing protein — encoded protein: MKKLVFILTAVFTLTASQFVSAQKTIVDVAVGNEDFSTLVTALKAADLVSALQGDGPFTVFAPNNAAFGKVDSETLGMLLKPENKDALAGILTYHVISGKLAAADVVAALKEGNGSVTLETLNGQSITVMQKDGKIWLKDQKGNYSEIIATDVMGSNGVIHVIDTVVMPE
- a CDS encoding RNA polymerase sigma factor translates to MQNDKFLIERLKNKEESALASLYDKYAPALYGVILRVCKDEQESQNILQDTFLTIWEKSHQYDSKKGKFYTWSYRIAKNKALNFLRSENKLIQTDDFSVYNLEEEPLTQEQDYLKLKGSLKQLETHHQKALELVYFKGLTHNEAHKEMNVPLGTFKSYIKQALKKLQTTYSKALVWLMILIEMIR
- a CDS encoding anti-sigma factor, producing MMDKSYILEHNILEQYLLGELSRADEQKIEELILKDADLKEQLNSLESNFELMALENAITPPEKVKDSLMKVVRGSNLKGNSVAKKNSLKTYLGIAATLAALFMITSLYILKQLSDTRNQLKLVDTENSVLIENIENLNTSAEHTSKLLALLKSPETEQYILKGNELAPGAKIVTYVNHKEKSIIVNAKDLPKLDENHDYQMWADVEGVMIDMGVIAKESDLLAMNYIDKATSLNITIEPAGGNDHPTVSRLVSNVYLR